A window from Chelmon rostratus isolate fCheRos1 chromosome 13, fCheRos1.pri, whole genome shotgun sequence encodes these proteins:
- the LOC121616403 gene encoding olfactory receptor 7G1-like has protein sequence MENSTEVVSFVLAAYGNIGELKYLYFSIMLLWYLSICVANTVVIMVIYVDKRLHEPMFILLCNLFVNEIGGSTSLYPLMLSQMFSDSHEVTLPWCFLQMCCIYTCASVEFCILAAMAYDRYVAICCPLHYSVIMNAGRVGLIILLVWTYSFVNFIFSFSFVIRLKFCGNVIDKVFCDHHLVIKLTCSFSVLNNISDLLFAFVTMVIPFSLILVSYMKILAVCLNTSKENKQKAISTCTPQIVSVSNLFVGCIFHFVDSRFDVSHVPDKIRIILSVYLLICQPMITPFMYGFNLPKIRQSCKRFLFDRK, from the coding sequence atggagaaCTCAACTGAGGTTGTGTCTTTTGTGCTGGCAGCCTATGGCAATATTGGAGAGTTAAAATACCTGTATTTCAGCATTATGCTGTTATGGTACCTCTCCATATGTGTGGCCAACACAGTTGTTATTATGGTCATATATGTGGACAAAAGGTTACATGAGCCGATGTTTATATTACTCTGTAATTTATTTGTGAATGAAATCGGTGGCAGCACATCACTGTATCCTCTTATGCTCtcacagatgttttcagacagCCATGAAGTGACCCTGCCCTGGTGTTTTCTGCAGATGTGTTGTATCTACACTTGTGCTTCTGTTGAGTTTTGCATTTTAGCAGCCATGGCCTACGACAGATATGTTGCTATCTGTTGTCCTTTACACTACAGCGTCATTATGAACGCAGGGAGAGTAGGACTGATCATTCTACTTGTGTGGACGTATTCATTTGTTAATTTTatattctcattttcatttgtcatccGTTTGAAATTTTGTGGAAATGTCATTGACAAAGTGTTTTGTGACCACCACTTAGTAATTAAACTTACGTGTTCATTTTCAGTACTTAACAACATATCTGACCTGCTTTTTGCCTTTGTGACTATGGTGATCCCATTTAGTCTCATTTTAGTGTCTTACATGAAGATTTTGGCAGTTTGTCTGAATACCTctaaagaaaacaagcaaaaagccATCTCCACCTGCACACCTCAGATTGTCTCTGTGTCAAACTTGTTTGTTGgctgtatttttcactttgttgattCCAGGTTTGATGTATCTCATGTGCCAGATAAGATACGCATTATTTTATCTGTGTATCTCCTGATTTGCCAGCCAATGATCACTCCCTTTATGTATGGATTTAACCTACCGAAAATAAGACAATCATGTAAAAGATTTCTGTTTGATCGAAAATAA